In a genomic window of Stakelama saccharophila:
- a CDS encoding serine O-acetyltransferase, whose protein sequence is MTEFDPQQAARAHRRGCPKNFTALRNLIRADLYRYAGSTGVKAFARHFLFTPGFKYSATMRTCGYLKTLPARGFGLYLVGKAYLLHLRYKYGIAIPEYTRIGPGLMINRFSGVFINGGVEIGSNVNITHGTVLGQLNRGPRAGNPVIGDRVFFGSGAKVIGRIFVGDDASIGANAVVTRDVPAQGVAGGVPAKILSDAGSQGYINRQVPEWLMRKCADCFVDD, encoded by the coding sequence GTGACAGAATTCGACCCCCAGCAGGCCGCCCGCGCCCACCGCCGCGGCTGCCCGAAGAATTTCACCGCCCTGCGCAATCTGATCAGGGCGGACTTGTACCGGTATGCCGGCTCGACGGGGGTGAAGGCGTTCGCCCGGCACTTCCTGTTCACGCCGGGGTTCAAATACAGCGCGACCATGCGGACCTGCGGCTATCTGAAGACGCTGCCCGCCAGGGGGTTCGGCCTCTATCTCGTCGGCAAGGCCTATCTGCTGCACCTGCGCTACAAATACGGCATCGCCATTCCCGAATATACGCGGATCGGCCCGGGATTGATGATCAACCGGTTCAGCGGCGTCTTCATCAACGGTGGTGTCGAGATCGGATCCAACGTCAACATCACGCACGGCACCGTGCTCGGCCAGCTCAACCGCGGGCCGCGTGCGGGAAATCCGGTGATCGGCGACCGCGTGTTCTTCGGATCGGGTGCGAAGGTGATCGGCCGCATCTTCGTGGGTGACGACGCCTCCATCGGCGCCAACGCCGTGGTCACGCGCGACGTGCCGGCACAGGGCGTAGCCGGCGGTGTGCCGGCCAAGATCCTCTCCGACGCCGGTTCGCAAGGCTATATCAATCGCCAGGTTCCCGAGTGGCTCATGCGCAAATGTGCCGACTGCTTCGTCGATGACTAG
- a CDS encoding EI24 domain-containing protein, with the protein MVRAFLLSVGQLADRAILAVLAKSLALTIVLFAAIAAALWFLAHWLTTGWLETGEAVAGALAFTAAMSALLGAWLLFRAVAIAVIGLFADDVVRAVEARHYPARLADAHDLSLARSARMGLGSALRALAINLGLLPLYLVLIVTGVGTAFVFLVVNAWLLGRDLGDMVAVRHVEPATIGDWRRATRISRFVLGLAIAGLFMIPFANLIAPILGAAMATHLFHDEDQI; encoded by the coding sequence ATGGTTCGCGCCTTTCTTCTTTCCGTCGGCCAGCTTGCAGACCGTGCGATACTGGCCGTGCTCGCCAAGTCGCTCGCGCTGACGATCGTCCTGTTCGCGGCGATCGCGGCAGCTTTGTGGTTCCTCGCCCACTGGCTGACGACGGGATGGCTTGAGACCGGCGAAGCCGTGGCCGGCGCGCTCGCCTTCACCGCGGCGATGTCGGCCCTGCTCGGCGCATGGCTGCTGTTTCGCGCAGTCGCGATCGCCGTCATCGGCCTTTTCGCCGACGATGTGGTACGCGCGGTCGAGGCACGTCACTATCCCGCCCGGCTGGCGGACGCGCACGACCTGTCGCTTGCACGGTCGGCGCGGATGGGGCTGGGTTCGGCCCTGCGCGCGCTCGCGATCAATCTCGGCCTGTTGCCGCTCTATCTGGTGCTGATCGTCACCGGCGTGGGCACGGCCTTCGTCTTCCTGGTGGTGAACGCCTGGCTGCTCGGTCGCGACCTTGGCGACATGGTGGCCGTGCGCCATGTCGAACCAGCGACGATAGGTGACTGGCGCAGGGCGACCCGCATCAGCCGCTTCGTACTCGGCCTTGCCATTGCCGGGCTGTTCATGATTCCCTTCGCCAATCTGATCGCGCCGATCCTGGGCGCGGCAATGGCGACCCACCTGTTTCACGACGAGGATCAGATATGA
- a CDS encoding glycosyltransferase, producing MDRIVFAINSLAGGGAERVFACIAGHSRERLSDRELIVALLDDEPAAYALPEWIRVVQFDARHRLLPSVTALRRLILAERPTALLSFLTRANLAAAWAVRGTDTRWVASERVDTYAHLGRGKHGAISRGLVRIAYPRADSVVAVSGGVADGLVARFGVERDRVSVIPNPVDVEHIRRQAADESPIALPSRFIAAMGRLVPNKNFELLLRAYADSAVAQDLVLMGEGPEGERLQSLAAALGCADRVHFVGFAANPFAILARAEFFVLPSNAEGFPNSLVEAMACGIPVVSTNCASGPSEILASAPREQITGTRETPAGIIVPPDDVAAMRDALRRMDNTALRYSMAGAATNLVQEYTVSRAVHSFWDIIDAKA from the coding sequence GTGGATAGAATCGTCTTTGCCATCAATTCGCTGGCGGGAGGGGGTGCCGAGCGGGTCTTTGCCTGTATCGCCGGCCATTCTCGCGAACGGTTGAGCGATCGCGAACTGATCGTGGCCCTGCTCGACGACGAACCGGCCGCCTATGCGCTGCCGGAATGGATCCGGGTGGTGCAGTTCGATGCCCGGCATCGGCTGTTGCCGAGCGTCACCGCCCTGCGGCGGCTGATCCTTGCGGAACGACCGACGGCACTGTTGAGCTTCCTGACACGCGCCAATCTCGCGGCCGCCTGGGCCGTCCGGGGCACCGATACCCGCTGGGTCGCGAGCGAGCGGGTGGATACGTACGCGCATCTCGGCCGCGGGAAGCACGGCGCGATAAGCCGCGGGCTCGTGCGCATCGCCTATCCGCGCGCCGATTCGGTGGTCGCCGTGTCGGGCGGCGTGGCCGATGGACTCGTCGCCCGCTTCGGTGTCGAGCGCGACCGGGTTTCGGTCATCCCCAATCCGGTGGACGTCGAACACATCCGTCGGCAGGCGGCGGACGAATCCCCGATCGCGCTACCGTCGCGCTTCATCGCCGCGATGGGGCGGCTGGTGCCGAACAAGAATTTCGAGCTGCTGTTGCGTGCTTATGCCGATTCGGCCGTCGCACAGGATCTCGTGTTGATGGGCGAAGGCCCCGAAGGCGAGCGCCTGCAGTCCCTCGCCGCCGCACTCGGCTGCGCCGATCGCGTGCATTTCGTCGGTTTCGCCGCCAACCCCTTCGCCATTCTCGCCCGCGCGGAATTTTTCGTGCTCCCGTCCAATGCGGAAGGCTTTCCCAATTCGCTGGTCGAGGCAATGGCGTGCGGGATCCCGGTGGTCTCGACCAACTGCGCCTCCGGCCCTTCGGAAATCCTGGCATCGGCCCCGCGCGAGCAAATTACCGGCACACGCGAAACGCCGGCCGGGATCATCGTCCCGCCCGACGATGTAGCGGCGATGCGCGACGCCCTGCGCCGCATGGACAACACGGCGTTACGGTATTCGATGGCCGGCGCCGCGACGAACCTCGTACAGGAATATACGGTTTCCCGCGCGGTCCATTCCTTCTGGGACATAATCGATGCAAAGGCGTGA
- a CDS encoding outer membrane beta-barrel protein codes for MLLAAIPVELRAQTAGTEAGDRIGAEATQPVGQRDGANSDDRAAPPALPSSLETQSRYDYNSEVVDQALDRYAAGLPVVSDHGSAPGMRGTPVRDRRHPEYAAPGLQLGSWKLSAQAGASVSYDSNVLRDADLDSKGDFYSRAFAVAGIASDWGRHSLGLSANFSHRFYGTYASKDGSEYSVDASGRLDVAQRSDLTLDARHSREIVEPFRSGGITGLLTQVRFDEDEVEGGGTFRGGRVELGGSAMLGRRRYVDAITVAGDRLDQSYRDYDRMRLEASAAYLLTGANAVFLSYTRDRRRYTNSIASVSPDVTTQELIGGIRGEITPLIRGQIGIGVLRSDYDDPALPTTTVLGLNSKITWLPTELTTVTLLGVREQEGSVRQSDGGYIATRFRAQVDHELLRNLLLLGQLEYEHDDYRATSRIDDIYRVTLGADWSVDHHLRNNIRIGVGRRSSNALARDSLSEFRITLGTGYAF; via the coding sequence ATGCTCCTGGCCGCGATCCCCGTCGAGTTGCGGGCACAGACGGCCGGAACAGAAGCCGGAGACCGGATCGGCGCCGAAGCGACGCAGCCCGTGGGCCAGCGCGACGGAGCGAACAGCGACGATAGGGCGGCCCCGCCCGCATTGCCGTCCTCGCTGGAGACGCAGAGCCGCTACGACTATAACAGCGAAGTCGTCGATCAGGCGCTCGACCGCTATGCAGCCGGCCTGCCGGTCGTCTCGGATCATGGCAGCGCGCCTGGAATGCGCGGCACACCGGTGCGCGACCGCCGCCATCCAGAATATGCGGCCCCCGGCCTGCAACTCGGGAGCTGGAAGCTGAGCGCGCAGGCCGGCGCGTCTGTGAGCTATGACAGCAATGTGTTGCGCGACGCCGATCTCGACAGCAAGGGCGACTTCTATTCGCGTGCCTTCGCCGTCGCCGGGATCGCGTCCGACTGGGGGCGGCATTCGCTGGGCCTGTCGGCGAACTTTTCGCATCGGTTCTACGGCACCTATGCCTCAAAGGATGGCAGCGAATACAGCGTCGACGCCAGCGGGCGGCTGGATGTCGCGCAGCGCAGCGATCTGACGCTGGACGCCCGCCATTCCCGCGAGATCGTCGAACCCTTTCGCAGCGGCGGCATCACCGGCCTGCTAACCCAGGTCCGCTTCGACGAAGACGAGGTGGAAGGGGGCGGCACCTTTCGCGGCGGCCGGGTGGAGCTGGGCGGTTCGGCGATGCTGGGCAGGCGCCGCTATGTCGACGCGATCACCGTTGCCGGGGACAGGCTGGACCAGTCCTACCGCGATTACGACCGTATGCGGCTGGAAGCGTCGGCCGCCTATCTGTTGACCGGTGCGAATGCCGTATTCCTTTCCTACACCCGCGACCGCCGGCGCTATACCAACAGCATCGCCAGCGTCAGTCCCGACGTCACCACCCAGGAACTGATCGGCGGTATTCGCGGCGAGATCACGCCGCTCATCCGGGGCCAGATCGGTATCGGCGTCCTGCGTTCCGACTATGACGATCCCGCGCTTCCCACGACGACCGTTCTGGGCCTGAACAGCAAGATTACATGGCTTCCCACCGAACTGACGACGGTGACGCTGCTCGGCGTGCGCGAGCAGGAGGGATCGGTCCGGCAGTCGGACGGCGGCTATATCGCGACCCGCTTCCGTGCTCAGGTCGATCACGAATTGCTGCGCAATCTGCTGCTGCTGGGGCAGCTCGAATATGAACATGACGATTATCGCGCGACGTCGCGGATCGACGACATTTACCGCGTCACCCTGGGCGCGGACTGGTCGGTCGACCATCACCTGCGCAACAACATCCGCATCGGCGTGGGGCGGCGGTCGAGCAACGCGCTGGCACGGGATAGCCTGTCCGAGTTCCGCATTACCCTGGGAACGGGCTATGCGTTCTGA
- a CDS encoding NAD(P)/FAD-dependent oxidoreductase — protein sequence MAKHIYDAIVLGAGGAGLMCAATAGQRGRRVLLLDHAAAPGRKILISGGGRCNFTNLGVAPERFLSANPHFAKSALSRYSAQDFIALVDRYGIAWHEKTLGQLFCDGSAKQIVDMLRTECEAGAVEMALGAPVTDVGHADGMFRVAHGGRTVQAPALVIATGGPSIPKLGATGIAYDLARRFGLRVIEPRPALVPLTLSGEEALFRSLSGVSAAVVTRCGKAAFREAALFTHRGLSGPAILQISSYWYPGKAIGIDFLPEREPGWLLAAKRDRPRANVQQILAATMPDRLAAALAERLNLPGKVADQRDRALAAAEQRLSDWPFHPNGTEGFAKAEVTVGGIATAGLSSRTMAARTVPGLYAVGEAVDVTGWLGGYNFQWAWASGRAAGEAI from the coding sequence ATGGCGAAGCACATCTACGACGCGATCGTGCTCGGCGCCGGCGGAGCGGGGCTGATGTGCGCAGCCACCGCCGGGCAGCGGGGGCGCCGGGTGCTGCTGCTCGATCATGCCGCCGCGCCGGGCAGAAAGATCCTGATATCCGGAGGTGGGAGGTGCAATTTCACCAATCTCGGCGTCGCGCCCGAGCGCTTTCTCTCGGCCAACCCGCATTTCGCCAAATCGGCGCTCAGCCGCTATTCGGCGCAGGATTTCATCGCGCTCGTAGATCGATACGGCATCGCCTGGCACGAAAAGACGCTGGGCCAGCTTTTCTGCGATGGATCGGCGAAGCAGATCGTCGACATGCTGCGCACCGAATGCGAGGCCGGCGCGGTGGAAATGGCGCTGGGGGCGCCGGTAACGGATGTCGGACATGCCGACGGCATGTTCCGGGTCGCGCATGGCGGCCGGACCGTACAGGCGCCGGCCCTCGTCATCGCGACCGGCGGGCCGTCCATTCCGAAGCTCGGCGCCACCGGTATCGCCTATGATCTGGCGCGCCGGTTCGGATTGCGAGTGATCGAGCCGCGCCCGGCGCTGGTCCCGCTGACCTTGTCTGGCGAAGAGGCGCTGTTCCGGTCATTGTCCGGGGTGTCGGCGGCCGTGGTCACACGCTGCGGCAAGGCGGCGTTCCGGGAGGCTGCACTCTTCACGCACCGCGGACTTTCCGGTCCCGCGATCCTGCAGATTTCGTCTTACTGGTATCCGGGCAAGGCGATCGGCATCGACTTTCTGCCCGAGCGGGAGCCGGGCTGGCTGCTCGCCGCCAAGCGCGATCGGCCGCGGGCGAACGTGCAACAGATACTTGCCGCCACGATGCCCGACCGGCTCGCGGCGGCGCTGGCCGAACGACTGAACCTGCCCGGCAAGGTCGCCGACCAGCGGGATCGCGCGCTCGCGGCCGCGGAGCAGCGATTGTCCGACTGGCCGTTTCATCCGAACGGCACCGAAGGCTTCGCCAAGGCGGAGGTCACCGTGGGCGGCATCGCCACGGCGGGCCTGTCGTCGAGAACGATGGCGGCGCGGACGGTGCCGGGCCTGTATGCCGTGGGCGAGGCGGTGGACGTCACCGGCTGGCTGGGCGGTTATAATTTCCAGTGGGCGTGGGCCAGCGGCCGAGCGGCCGGGGAGGCGATCTAG
- a CDS encoding lipopolysaccharide biosynthesis protein, whose protein sequence is MGLLSTLVLARLLVPADFGLVAIATTMLAVLQTITNMSLGQALIHHPDPTTDHFHAAWTLNALRGLVVGGLFAAAGQPIAVFYGDARLAPVVAVLGASVFLNGLMNPKRIMLQKKLVFWQDFVLTVSAKLVGLIVSVWLAFATKSYWALVWGQVAAQGTSVLVSYMVLPMLPRPRWRASRELFGFSAWLTLSQIVNTINWRFDQLLIGKFLGRSDLGLYTVGDNLALMPTREATLPLTQTLFPAYANVRDDRKRLLRAYQRSQALVTAIALPLGVGMALLAKPLVLIAMGPKWLGAVVVIQALAAIFALQTLGTLVQPLGMSLGATRRLFKRDVMLLVVRVPIIVAGMFLHGLIGVVIARVITGIIAIGFNLTLVRSLLGLPIVEQIRANARTLFAVAVMAAMLTAWHLLLSEPEDQTALIAATAVQIALGGAAYLGTLATTWWLQSRPAGPETEVAAMLGKLHMRWQGARG, encoded by the coding sequence ATGGGCCTGTTGTCGACGCTGGTGCTCGCACGGCTGCTGGTGCCTGCCGATTTCGGCCTGGTCGCGATCGCGACGACGATGCTGGCTGTGCTGCAAACCATTACCAACATGTCGCTTGGCCAGGCGCTCATCCATCACCCCGATCCCACCACCGACCATTTCCATGCGGCCTGGACCCTGAATGCGCTGCGCGGCCTGGTCGTCGGCGGTCTTTTCGCGGCCGCCGGACAGCCCATTGCCGTCTTTTACGGCGACGCCCGGCTGGCGCCCGTCGTGGCGGTGCTGGGCGCGAGCGTTTTCCTCAACGGCCTGATGAACCCGAAACGGATCATGCTGCAGAAGAAGCTCGTCTTCTGGCAGGATTTCGTCCTCACCGTGTCGGCGAAGCTGGTCGGCCTGATCGTGTCGGTTTGGCTCGCCTTCGCGACGAAGAGCTATTGGGCGCTGGTATGGGGACAGGTCGCGGCACAGGGGACCAGCGTCCTCGTCTCCTACATGGTGCTGCCGATGCTGCCGCGTCCGCGCTGGCGGGCGTCGCGCGAATTATTCGGCTTCTCCGCCTGGCTGACGCTCAGCCAGATCGTCAACACGATCAACTGGCGCTTCGACCAGCTCCTGATCGGCAAGTTTCTCGGGCGTAGCGATCTCGGCCTTTACACGGTGGGCGACAATCTGGCGCTGATGCCGACGCGTGAGGCGACGCTGCCCCTTACCCAGACGCTGTTCCCGGCCTATGCCAATGTCCGCGACGATCGAAAGCGGTTGCTGCGCGCCTATCAACGGTCGCAGGCGCTGGTGACGGCCATCGCCCTGCCGCTGGGCGTGGGCATGGCGCTGCTCGCGAAACCGCTGGTGCTGATCGCCATGGGCCCGAAATGGCTTGGCGCCGTCGTGGTGATCCAGGCCCTCGCCGCCATTTTCGCGCTTCAGACGCTGGGCACGCTCGTTCAGCCGCTGGGAATGTCGCTGGGGGCGACGCGCCGGCTGTTCAAACGCGACGTGATGCTGCTTGTCGTGCGCGTGCCCATCATCGTCGCGGGCATGTTCCTGCACGGGTTGATCGGCGTGGTTATCGCACGCGTCATCACCGGCATCATCGCCATCGGCTTCAACCTAACGCTGGTCCGATCGCTTCTGGGACTGCCCATCGTCGAGCAGATCCGCGCCAATGCGCGGACCCTGTTCGCGGTAGCCGTCATGGCGGCTATGCTGACCGCCTGGCACCTGCTGCTTTCCGAGCCCGAAGACCAGACGGCCCTGATCGCCGCGACTGCAGTTCAGATCGCGCTGGGCGGCGCCGCCTATCTCGGCACGCTGGCGACGACCTGGTGGCTGCAATCCCGCCCGGCGGGCCCGGAAACAGAGGTCGCGGCGATGCTGGGCAAATTGCACATGCGCTGGCAGGGAGCGAGGGGTTGA
- a CDS encoding GumC family protein: MPTPSTQPVESKAQEPGLIDLGRIARIIRRRWLVICVAFIVVGAVTAIAYRTAEPKYTASAQVALDRRNPELAAQNEGTRQLTTDSASVDTEVQAIKSPELARQVVEQLDLGRDPEFAGSWAGTANGADTAMRTLMSSLDISRAGESYAITIAIESPSRAKSAKIVNAVAETYVNGSVQAKEGERSREIKMLGQRLVKLRNDVVSAEAAVANYRASHDLLIVNTDQTASAQELSALNAQLADAKAQQAAAEARLSAARTQVGRGDNGETLGEALNSSVIQSLRSQQAELSSQKAALAERYGYKHPAMAGVDEKLADISAAIDAEVKRIVANLRTEAAVARDRTQSIQQSINSSEGELRSENAASVRLAELQRRAESARGLYQAFLDRYRGAVARQGTDRSSAYIIARALPPTHPTTPNPIVYGILGLMAAFATAIGAVALLQFIEHGLQSSGEVERKLALPTLATVPDIATMPGHRRQRGDGTVPADYLVRYPTSLYAECFRNIRTALKRGARGTDCRVTSVTSALPGEGKTSIAISLARSAAMAGQRVLLIDCDLREHATSRHLAPQSALGLSDVIEGAASLDQAMVQDGLSPAFVLPQPHDGDGQLDLLESDAMAALIRDVRERFDLVVLDCSPVLAVAEAKQAATLADKVLLVVRWNATPTRAVRFAHEQLLRVDAQVAGVVLSRADMRAVARTGDDSQAFYHSYERYYRG, translated from the coding sequence ATGCCCACACCATCGACGCAGCCGGTCGAAAGCAAAGCGCAGGAGCCGGGTCTGATCGATCTCGGCCGCATCGCGCGGATCATCCGCCGGCGCTGGCTGGTCATCTGCGTCGCCTTCATCGTGGTCGGGGCGGTAACGGCCATCGCTTATCGGACGGCGGAGCCGAAATATACGGCGTCCGCCCAGGTCGCGCTCGATCGACGCAACCCCGAACTCGCCGCGCAGAACGAAGGTACGCGACAACTCACGACTGATTCGGCGTCTGTCGATACCGAGGTGCAGGCGATCAAGTCGCCCGAACTCGCGCGTCAGGTCGTGGAACAGCTCGACCTGGGCCGCGATCCCGAATTCGCCGGCAGTTGGGCCGGTACCGCGAACGGCGCGGACACCGCCATGCGTACCCTGATGTCGTCGCTCGACATCAGCCGGGCCGGCGAATCCTACGCCATCACCATCGCGATCGAATCGCCGTCGCGCGCAAAGTCCGCAAAGATCGTGAACGCCGTGGCCGAAACCTATGTAAACGGCAGCGTCCAGGCCAAGGAGGGCGAACGCAGCCGCGAGATCAAGATGCTCGGTCAACGTCTCGTCAAGCTGCGCAACGACGTCGTCAGCGCGGAAGCGGCGGTCGCAAACTATCGCGCCAGCCATGACCTGCTGATCGTGAACACGGATCAGACGGCATCGGCGCAGGAGCTTTCGGCACTGAATGCGCAACTGGCCGACGCCAAGGCGCAACAGGCCGCCGCCGAGGCCAGGCTCTCCGCGGCCCGGACGCAGGTCGGCCGTGGCGACAACGGCGAAACGCTGGGCGAAGCGCTCAATTCTAGCGTGATCCAGTCGCTGCGAAGCCAGCAGGCGGAGCTGAGTTCGCAAAAGGCGGCACTCGCCGAACGCTACGGCTACAAGCATCCGGCGATGGCGGGGGTCGACGAGAAGCTGGCCGACATCAGCGCCGCGATCGACGCCGAAGTGAAGCGGATCGTCGCCAATCTGCGTACCGAGGCGGCGGTGGCGCGCGACCGGACGCAGTCGATTCAGCAATCAATCAACAGTTCGGAAGGCGAATTGCGCAGCGAGAATGCGGCGTCCGTCCGCCTGGCCGAGCTTCAGCGCCGGGCGGAATCGGCGCGCGGGCTCTATCAGGCGTTTCTCGATCGCTATCGCGGCGCGGTGGCGCGACAGGGAACCGACCGGAGTTCGGCCTATATCATCGCCCGCGCATTGCCGCCGACGCATCCCACCACGCCCAATCCGATCGTATACGGCATCCTCGGCCTCATGGCGGCTTTCGCCACGGCGATCGGTGCGGTCGCGCTGCTGCAGTTCATCGAGCACGGGCTGCAGTCAAGCGGCGAGGTCGAACGCAAGCTCGCCCTGCCCACGCTGGCCACCGTGCCGGACATTGCCACGATGCCGGGCCACCGGCGGCAGCGCGGCGATGGAACGGTGCCGGCGGACTATCTGGTCCGCTATCCGACCTCGCTTTATGCCGAGTGCTTCCGCAACATCCGGACGGCCCTGAAACGCGGCGCACGGGGCACGGACTGCCGCGTCACCAGCGTCACCTCGGCCCTGCCGGGCGAGGGCAAGACATCCATCGCGATCTCGCTGGCCCGCTCCGCCGCGATGGCCGGCCAACGCGTCCTGCTGATCGACTGCGACCTGCGCGAGCACGCGACGTCCCGCCACCTGGCGCCGCAAAGCGCGCTGGGGTTGTCCGACGTGATCGAAGGCGCGGCGTCGCTCGACCAGGCGATGGTTCAAGATGGCCTCAGCCCCGCCTTTGTCCTGCCCCAACCGCATGACGGCGACGGGCAGCTCGACCTGCTGGAGAGCGACGCGATGGCGGCGCTGATCCGCGATGTGCGCGAGCGATTCGATCTGGTGGTGCTCGACTGCTCACCGGTGCTGGCGGTGGCCGAGGCGAAACAGGCGGCGACCCTGGCTGACAAAGTGCTGCTGGTGGTGCGGTGGAACGCCACGCCCACCCGCGCGGTGCGCTTCGCCCATGAGCAGTTGCTGCGCGTCGATGCCCAGGTCGCCGGCGTCGTGCTGTCGCGCGCCGACATGCGGGCGGTTGCGCGCACGGGCGATGACAGCCAGGCCTTCTACCACTCCTACGAGCGCTATTACCGCGGCTAG
- a CDS encoding polysaccharide biosynthesis/export family protein: protein MIARSGGWLMVVLMAFAVAACAGAGKPPLNPDGPAAEAATAPYRLGLTDRVRITTYDEPDLTGEFQVGGTGTISFPLLGEVPAEGKTAAELQDLLTRRLAEGYLKDPHVAVEVTSFRPFFIMGEVERPGRYPTTEGMTVQRAIALAGGYTYRANKGKVFIRRRGDSVEREVSADADVAVAPGDVLRIGERYF, encoded by the coding sequence GTGATCGCGCGTTCGGGCGGATGGCTGATGGTCGTGCTGATGGCGTTTGCCGTCGCGGCCTGTGCCGGCGCCGGCAAGCCGCCGCTCAACCCGGACGGCCCTGCGGCCGAGGCGGCGACTGCGCCCTACCGACTGGGGCTTACCGACCGGGTGCGGATCACCACCTATGACGAACCCGACCTGACCGGCGAGTTCCAGGTCGGCGGCACCGGCACGATCAGCTTTCCGCTGTTGGGAGAGGTGCCCGCCGAGGGCAAGACCGCCGCGGAGCTGCAGGACCTGCTGACGCGGCGCCTGGCCGAGGGATATCTGAAGGACCCGCACGTCGCCGTGGAAGTCACGTCCTTTCGCCCGTTCTTCATCATGGGCGAAGTCGAACGGCCCGGTCGCTATCCGACCACCGAAGGAATGACCGTACAGCGGGCGATCGCGCTGGCCGGCGGCTACACCTATCGCGCCAACAAGGGCAAGGTCTTCATCCGGCGACGCGGCGACAGTGTCGAGCGGGAGGTTTCCGCCGATGCGGATGTCGCCGTCGCTCCCGGCGACGTGCTGCGCATCGGCGAGCGCTATTTCTGA
- a CDS encoding glycosyltransferase family 2 protein, whose protein sequence is MMKEIRVAVAIPVHNKERHIARTLDSVLAQSRTPDEILVVDDCSSDGSMVVVGSYADPRIRTFRREEPGPGGYAARNLAIEASDCDWIAFLDADDSWRPDHLEGLTQALARAAQDGHAPVSAFSGYRFVSGDRAVPDWYSAAHTGPRTLSTEDLLSAWLSGGCPFWTGAVMIRRDSLLRTGMFPAGLCRRGGDRDLWLRTMLDGPSAFSGRASADYHQDADNMLTRVETFSTRQRVLTTLENRIPRATGRRRTLLEAIFNREVFKYAQRAWAAGQPVTPAMLGGFRPARSPLKFVKIQAMRLLPLPRDAARRGKLKGTLRRIRPGARARRRAAVDRMHGRPGA, encoded by the coding sequence ATGATGAAAGAGATCCGCGTTGCGGTCGCGATCCCGGTCCACAACAAGGAGCGGCACATCGCCCGGACATTGGACAGCGTACTCGCCCAGTCGCGTACTCCCGATGAAATCCTGGTCGTCGACGACTGCTCGTCCGACGGATCGATGGTGGTGGTCGGCAGCTATGCCGATCCGCGCATCCGCACCTTTCGGCGCGAAGAGCCGGGCCCCGGCGGCTATGCCGCCCGCAATCTCGCCATCGAAGCGAGCGACTGCGACTGGATCGCCTTTCTGGACGCCGACGACAGTTGGCGGCCGGATCATCTGGAGGGCCTGACCCAAGCGCTTGCACGGGCTGCGCAGGACGGCCACGCGCCGGTCTCCGCCTTTTCGGGCTATCGCTTCGTCTCCGGCGACCGCGCGGTGCCCGACTGGTACAGCGCGGCCCATACCGGCCCGAGAACGCTTTCGACCGAGGACCTGCTGTCGGCCTGGCTGTCGGGCGGTTGTCCCTTCTGGACCGGCGCGGTGATGATCCGGCGCGATTCCCTTTTGCGGACCGGCATGTTCCCGGCGGGCCTGTGTCGGCGAGGCGGCGACCGTGACCTGTGGCTGCGCACCATGCTCGACGGGCCCTCGGCCTTCAGCGGGCGGGCGAGCGCCGATTACCACCAGGATGCGGACAATATGCTGACCAGGGTGGAGACGTTTTCCACCCGGCAGCGCGTGCTGACGACGCTAGAGAATCGCATCCCGCGCGCGACGGGCCGGCGGCGCACGCTGCTGGAGGCGATCTTCAACAGGGAAGTCTTCAAATACGCCCAGCGCGCCTGGGCGGCCGGTCAGCCGGTAACGCCGGCGATGCTCGGCGGCTTCCGACCTGCGCGGTCTCCGCTCAAGTTCGTGAAGATCCAGGCGATGCGCCTGCTCCCGCTACCGCGCGATGCAGCCCGCCGCGGCAAGCTCAAGGGAACGCTGCGACGCATCCGGCCCGGCGCGCGGGCACGCCGGCGGGCCGCGGTGGACCGGATGCACGGCCGGCCCGGAGCCTGA